From the Natrinema saccharevitans genome, the window ACTTGAGATTGCCAGTGACCTCAATCTCACCGTCCGCAAGACGCCCTTCGAATTTCTCAGAACACCGTTCATATGTGGGTGAGACGCCACGCAGTTTATAGCTATCCAGTAGCACGCTGTCTCCGACGATTTGTATCACGTCACCGGCTGCGAGCGAACAGCTACCGTCACCGACGGCTGTCACGGCACCCTTCTCAAGTGACCCGCTCCCGCCCCATGACCCACAACCACTACCACCTTTGACCTGAATTCTAGTGTCGCCGGCAGCGAGCGATTGCACGCTCTCCACGCCGATGAGAACCTCTCCGCTCGCCTTCTCTTGGTAGACGAACTCCGCGCGTGGTTGGTGGTCGTACAACCCGCCAGAGAGAAGCGCCGCCGCGAGGACAGCCATGGACATTGTGATAATCCCGACCATGAGGACCATCCCGAGGACGGTCGAGACGGCACGATTGGAGTGATTTAACCGACGAATACTCATTAATCGATATTTCAATTACGATGACTAATACGTTATGCACAGCACTGGAGGACAACAAGCCCATGGTAGAGATTCCATCCGGTCAGGACGACTCCAAGTAGTGCTACCACAATTGGCACTGTAATCCGGGCCCATGCGGGTGAGAGGCGATATACGAGATAGAAGGGACCGAATAGGAGGAGTTTCCACCCGACGATCGCCCACAGCCCATAACTTCCAATTAGCGTTTCAACCAGTGGATTTGCTTCGGTCGCCGGCGTTGTACTGAGAAAGTACACTGTGGTCGCGGTGTCGCCGATCACATAGGAGATCACAGCACAGATCCAGGCTATAGTGTTGATACTCGGTCTTGTCAGGGCTGGCAACCGGGTCAATAGACCACTCCCACCCATATGACGCATATTCGTCAGGATTGAAATAAATCTACGCGAAATCCTATGGTTGACCGAACCCTTTTGGTAGCCCCGCAGCGTAGCCACTCATTGAACCCCGAACCCGGCCAAGGTCCTCGGGGGCTCCCTATTTCGATTCGTTTTCGCCGGCGTCGCGATCGTTGAACTCGAATGCTGCTGTCTCGACAGTGTCGACGAACCAGACCGCACGGCGGAATCGCTCCGAATCGCTCGGCGGGTCGGGGAACCGCCGCCGTAGCATCTCCAGCCGTGGAACGTGGATTTTCGTCGTCACGGATGTCCAGTCGTCGTCTTCGTGGGTTTCGTCAGGTGGGTGGTCGAACGCGAATCCTGCATTCGAGACCGCCGTCACGAACCAGACGGCGCGTCGAAACCGTTCTGAATCGCTTGGTACGTCCGGAAACCGTCTTTGCAGGGTCTCGAGTTCGCTTTCCTTGATCTTTGCTGTGACCGACGTCCAGCTATCATCGTCGCGATCGCCGACGGGCTCGTCGCCCATATCTTCGCCCTCACAGTGCTGGGTCAAAAACTCTACTCGTTCACGAACGCACTCTCTCGCCAACCCCGTCTGCCGGAGACTTCTCGAGAATGTTCATGACTTTCTGAGACTGTTGTAAGCGGTAGTTTCTTGTATTCGGGACTAGTCGTTATTGGTAAGAACGAACTTACTCGTGTCCGCTACCCGTTTCCGATAACTGGGTTCTCCCGGTGCTCCGGATTCGGGGTGCGCCGTGAGGCGTTACGACAGACACGGGTATCGACTTTTCAACCATGAGCATCACACACACCCAAGAGCCGTCAGTACAGCGTTCAGAACGCCCGACGCTCGAGTGCGAGCCAGCGGAAGTCTACGAGGAGTATGTCGCCGACGACCATACGATCTGCTCGCGCTGTTTCCGCGTTCAGTTCGCCCTACGGACGGTCGCAATCCCGGTCCGCTACGCGGAGGACGGCGAGTACGGGTTCGACGCGCTCGAGGAGGCCGATGTCGGCCAGGAGACGGTGCTGTGCCAGACCCAAGAACGAACGGCGGCCGTCGAGACGGTCCATCCGCCCCGCGTCGAGGGTCCGCTATACGATCCCGACGCCGAGGATCCGACGGCTAAATTCGATGTTCCTCTCGAGCGCAAGCGCGCGAACCCACCCGAAAAGATCGTCTGTCGCTGCGGCGCGATCGATCAGGAGGAAGGCCGCGCTCCGCTTGGGAAACAGGAGGCCGCCGAACACGCCCTCCGCATCGCGAACCGTCTTGAGGAAGCCGAGATTCCGCACAAGCGCGATCTCCTCGCGAAGAAAGTCCTCGAGTGGAAGTCTGAGCCTGAGTTGGCTTCGCGTGACGAGGATCTATTCGAACACGCGACGCGAGTTGCTGTTGGCCGGGCACTCGGCGAACGGCCGGCCGGGATTCGGTTCGACGATGGAAGCGTCGTTGTGGATAACTGAGGCCTGATTTTCCAATGTTCAACACCAACCCCGACCCCGACGAGCAACGGCTGTCCCGTCCCCAACTGTACGCGATGATCGCCGCCCTCGCGATCGCGGCTGCACTCGCGTTCGCCGCGACGGCACTCATTGGCGGCCCGCTGGCCGGACTGGCGATCGCGGTGGTACTGGCTGGACTGCTCGTCCGCCGACACGGACGGGCCATGTGGCAGGCGCGCCCTCGAGTGACGGACCTATCTACGACATCTACCGGTGGTCAACAGACGGTCGCTATATTTTTCGTCTTGGTTTTGGTCGTAAGTCTGCCAGCGATGTCTCTCGCTGGCGGGTTTGAGACTGCAACTGCAACCTCAACTACAACGATCCAATCTAGCGACAATGAGACGGTTAAATCGCCAACTCTCAGGTGGGGCTTCGAAGGGGATGCAATTGACGATGAACAGGGCGTCCCGTTTAACCCGTCAAACTCTGAGTACATCTCGTCAAATATCTCGCCTACTGCGATTTTCCTCGGATCAGCACAGTCTAACGGTGTAACAAACTCCGGTACATTCGATGACCGTGCTGGAACTCTTTCCTTTTGGTTCCGAACAACCAGCAACGGGAAAATAGTTGATGCAACTGACTCGAATGGGTATGGATATGAGTTAACAATCGAGTCGAATACCGAATTCCACGTTAAGCGGACGGATTCAAGTGGCACTTCTGACTTTTGGACGGGAGATACTGGTGACCTAACAACAGGCGAGTGGCACCACGCTGTTGTTGCACTAAACACGGACGGGAATGATGCCGCAGCCGTCTATATTGACGGTGTACAAGAAGCGTCGACTGGGGGTGGTTCAAATGATTATTCGTACAACCGAGAGATTGAACTCACACCTTCGACGTCTGCTGACATTGATGAATTCCGCCTCTATGATGAGACACTTAGCGGTAGTCAGGCAGATACACTCTACACCGATCCAACGATCGGATATAAAAAGGAGCAAATTGCTGGGCAAGTAACGACCTGCCCCGTCGATAACCCGACCTGCGAGAACCCGTCGCCAACTCCAAACGGGACGATCGTCGAAGCCGTCGGTGTTCGCGAATCGAACCTCGATCCCGACCAGGGCCAGACCCTCAAGGAACGGGCCGAGGAGATCCGATCGGAAGTCGAGTCCATCGACTACGATTCATTCAATTACGACCCGGATCTCGATGTCGAGTCGACGATCTCGGACGGGAAGGTACCCGTCGTCAACACGGAAGACGACTGGGCTGGGAGTGCAGGGACGCTCCGCTATACGGACAATCCGCATCTGGGGACGCCGCGGTTGCAAGCGCCGGCCGACGAGAGGTTCTACATCCATTTGCGGGAACCGAGTGGCAACCGCATTCAGGACAACGCTGACGAGGACCTGGCCGGCGTCACGACCTCAGGCACGATCGTCATCGAACAACTGAGCTACGACAGCGATGTCGTCGACCGGCAAACCGTCGAGACAAGCGAACAACTCTGCCTTGGCGTCAGCGTCGGGAAGAAATGTCACGAGGCCGCAGGCGTTAGTCTCTCGCCGGGCTTCTACCGCATCTACCCAGAAGGCCAGCCGGCGAACGGCTACCCGATTTCAGTTGGTGACCCCCAACAACAGATCCAAACGATCACTAGCGACCTCGAGGACCGCGCCGGACAACTCACGCA encodes:
- a CDS encoding DUF5658 family protein; the protein is MGGSGLLTRLPALTRPSINTIAWICAVISYVIGDTATTVYFLSTTPATEANPLVETLIGSYGLWAIVGWKLLLFGPFYLVYRLSPAWARITVPIVVALLGVVLTGWNLYHGLVVLQCCA
- a CDS encoding type IV pilin, with amino-acid sequence MSIRRLNHSNRAVSTVLGMVLMVGIITMSMAVLAAALLSGGLYDHQPRAEFVYQEKASGEVLIGVESVQSLAAGDTRIQVKGGSGCGSWGGSGSLEKGAVTAVGDGSCSLAAGDVIQIVGDSVLLDSYKLRGVSPTYERCSEKFEGRLADGEIEVTGNLKCDIVGEDGGRTDVDVIIDDSGHLDGTVKLNEGGSLNIDGGELTGQLETENVPSIDGGSEINGDMTVAEGGSGDTLQLKSDTRVEGKIHSAGETVNLKDGSEVIGDVTVVPAPGEDPGDGIDLKGNSLIDGDANATEYDVVVGPDATVTDEITENQ